Proteins from one Lacrimispora sphenoides genomic window:
- a CDS encoding homocysteine S-methyltransferase family protein codes for MAAILEEIKKRIVFFDGGTGSLLQANGLEPGELPETWNVKHPDIITKLHRDYLEAGADIIKTNTFGANGLKFYKGAEFDLEEVVTAALKNAKNAVETASYPAGKEKGYIALDLGPTGKLLKPLGDLAFEDAYKMFSQVVKIGEREGADLVLIETMSDSYEAKAAVLAAKENCSLPVFVTTIFDDKGKLLTGGNVESTVALLEGLGVDALGINCGLGPIQMKGILRDIMKVVSIPVIVNPNAGLPRSEGGKTVYDIDAAEFAAAMKEIAEEGACVIGGCCGTTPEHIEKTVALCKDLPVRLPDKKNRTVISSYAQAVVIDREPIIIGERINPTGKSKFKQALRDHNLEYILREGVAQQDNGAHVLDVNVGLPEIDEPSMMVEVIGELQSIIDLPLQIDTSNIEAMERAMRVYNGKPLINSVNGKKEVMEAIFPLVKQYGGVVVALALDEDGIPETAEGRIAVAKKIYNKAAEYGIDKKDIIIDALCMTVSSDSRGALTTLETLRRVRDELGGRTILGVSNISFGLPQREIINAAFFTMALQNGLSAAIINPKSEAMMRSYYSFLTLADMDPQCSGYITVYSGQVATLGETVRPGTSSLSGGVSGGEMSLSESIAKGLKDRAYAAVTELLREQEPLTIINGEMIPALDRVGKGFENGTVFLPQLLMSAEAAKAAFEVIKEKMAEGGVAQEKKGKIILATVKGDIHDIGKNIVKVLLENYGYDVIDLGKDVPPERIVETAVKDEVKLVGLSALMTTTVPSMEETIRQLRETAPSTKVMVGGAVLTEGYAKTIGADQYCRDAMASVNYAEGLFQVK; via the coding sequence ATGGCAGCGATTTTAGAAGAGATAAAGAAGAGGATTGTATTTTTTGACGGTGGAACGGGAAGCCTTTTGCAGGCAAACGGCCTGGAACCGGGAGAACTGCCGGAAACATGGAATGTAAAGCATCCGGATATCATTACAAAGCTTCACCGTGATTATCTGGAAGCAGGTGCAGACATCATAAAAACAAATACCTTTGGAGCCAATGGGCTGAAATTTTATAAAGGTGCGGAATTCGATCTGGAAGAGGTAGTGACTGCAGCCTTAAAAAATGCAAAGAATGCGGTGGAGACAGCTTCTTATCCGGCCGGAAAGGAAAAGGGGTATATTGCCCTTGATTTAGGCCCTACAGGAAAGCTTTTAAAGCCTTTAGGGGATCTGGCCTTTGAGGATGCTTACAAAATGTTTTCCCAGGTAGTTAAAATCGGAGAGCGGGAGGGAGCTGACCTGGTGCTCATTGAGACCATGAGCGACAGCTACGAGGCCAAGGCGGCTGTACTGGCTGCAAAGGAAAACTGCAGTCTTCCCGTATTCGTGACCACGATTTTTGATGATAAAGGAAAGCTTTTAACCGGAGGAAATGTTGAATCTACCGTTGCCCTTTTAGAAGGCCTGGGAGTTGACGCCCTGGGAATCAACTGCGGCCTGGGTCCGATACAGATGAAGGGCATTTTAAGGGATATCATGAAGGTGGTTTCCATACCGGTCATCGTCAATCCCAATGCAGGACTTCCAAGAAGCGAAGGCGGAAAAACGGTATATGATATCGATGCGGCTGAGTTTGCGGCTGCTATGAAGGAAATTGCAGAGGAAGGAGCCTGTGTGATCGGCGGCTGCTGCGGAACCACGCCGGAACATATTGAGAAAACAGTGGCTCTCTGCAAAGACCTTCCTGTGAGACTGCCGGATAAGAAAAACCGTACCGTGATCTCTTCCTATGCACAGGCGGTTGTGATTGACAGGGAACCGATCATCATCGGAGAGAGGATCAATCCAACGGGAAAATCGAAATTCAAGCAGGCCCTTCGGGATCATAACCTGGAATATATTCTCCGTGAGGGAGTGGCTCAGCAGGACAATGGAGCACATGTCCTGGATGTGAATGTGGGACTTCCTGAAATTGATGAGCCTTCCATGATGGTGGAAGTGATAGGGGAGCTTCAGAGCATCATCGACCTGCCTCTTCAGATCGATACCTCCAATATAGAGGCAATGGAACGGGCAATGAGGGTTTATAATGGAAAGCCTCTTATTAATTCCGTAAATGGGAAAAAAGAAGTGATGGAGGCTATTTTTCCTCTGGTAAAACAATATGGAGGCGTTGTGGTCGCTCTTGCCCTTGATGAAGACGGCATTCCTGAAACAGCAGAGGGCAGGATCGCTGTTGCAAAGAAAATCTACAATAAGGCCGCAGAATATGGAATTGATAAGAAAGATATTATAATAGATGCCCTCTGCATGACCGTAAGCTCTGACAGCCGGGGAGCACTGACGACCCTTGAAACTTTAAGACGGGTCAGAGATGAGCTGGGAGGCAGGACCATACTTGGCGTTTCCAACATTTCCTTCGGGCTTCCGCAGAGAGAAATCATCAATGCCGCCTTTTTCACAATGGCCCTACAAAACGGCCTAAGCGCAGCCATCATAAACCCCAAATCAGAAGCCATGATGCGTTCCTATTACAGCTTCCTGACTCTTGCAGATATGGATCCACAGTGCAGTGGCTACATCACGGTTTACAGCGGCCAGGTAGCTACTCTGGGTGAGACCGTGAGGCCAGGGACCTCTTCTCTGTCAGGAGGCGTTTCCGGAGGGGAGATGTCCCTGTCAGAAAGCATTGCAAAAGGCCTTAAAGATCGTGCATATGCAGCAGTAACAGAGCTTTTAAGAGAGCAGGAGCCTTTAACCATTATAAATGGGGAGATGATACCGGCACTTGACCGGGTAGGAAAGGGCTTTGAAAATGGAACAGTATTCCTTCCACAGCTTCTGATGAGCGCAGAAGCGGCCAAGGCAGCCTTTGAAGTCATAAAAGAGAAGATGGCGGAAGGCGGCGTAGCACAGGAGAAAAAGGGAAAGATCATCCTGGCTACGGTCAAGGGAGATATTCACGATATCGGAAAGAATATTGTTAAGGTCCTCCTGGAAAACTACGGCTATGACGTTATTGACCTGGGAAAAGATGTTCCTCCGGAAAGGATCGTGGAAACCGCAGTGAAGGATGAAGTAAAGCTGGTAGGCTTAAGCGCCCTCATGACCACCACCGTCCCCAGCATGGAAGAGACCATCAGGCAGCTTAGGGAAACCGCTCCTTCCACAAAAGTGATGGTAGGAGGTGCGGTTCTTACGGAAGGATATGCAAAAACCATTGGTGCGGATCAGTACTGCAGGGATGCCATGGCTTCAGTGAATTATGCGGAAGGACTATTTCAGGTAAAATAA
- a CDS encoding FtsW/RodA/SpoVE family cell cycle protein yields the protein MAEKGPVKKKNKPRRFYDYSLLFTVIFLSVFGLVMIYSASSYAAQLKFNDAAYFMMRQAKIALAGFVIMIVISKLDYHWYAKFAVFAYALSYVLMITVSLVGRKVNGKRRWLGVGSLSFQPTEFVKIALIVMLAVLIVQMGRNINTRNGVLLVIVTTLPIAGIVAANNLSSGIIIIGIAFVMLFVACKKKWPFFACGLAGVGALAFAGPMAAVLEKLNILHDYQLGRILVWLEPEAYPSTGGYQVLQGLYAIGSGGLVGRGLGESIQKMGFVPEAQNDMIFSIICEELGLFGAVSVILIFLFMIYRFMLIADNAPDLFGALLVVGVMGHIAIQVILNIAVVTNTIPNTGITLPFISYGGTSVLFLMMEMGMVLSVSNQIKLEK from the coding sequence ATGGCAGAAAAAGGGCCAGTGAAGAAAAAAAACAAACCGCGCCGTTTTTATGATTACAGTCTTCTGTTTACTGTTATATTTCTGTCTGTTTTTGGTTTGGTCATGATTTACAGCGCCAGCTCTTATGCAGCCCAGCTTAAATTCAATGACGCCGCTTATTTCATGATGAGGCAGGCCAAGATAGCCCTGGCAGGCTTTGTTATCATGATTGTGATATCCAAACTGGATTACCACTGGTACGCGAAGTTCGCTGTGTTTGCTTATGCTCTTTCTTATGTCTTGATGATTACCGTATCCTTAGTTGGGCGTAAAGTAAACGGTAAGAGAAGGTGGCTGGGAGTGGGAAGCCTTTCCTTTCAGCCTACGGAATTTGTAAAAATTGCTCTGATTGTCATGCTTGCTGTTCTGATTGTTCAGATGGGAAGGAATATTAACACGAGAAATGGCGTTCTTCTGGTTATTGTGACGACCCTTCCCATAGCGGGAATCGTAGCGGCAAATAACTTAAGCTCCGGAATCATCATCATTGGGATCGCTTTTGTCATGCTGTTTGTGGCGTGTAAAAAGAAATGGCCGTTTTTTGCCTGTGGTCTTGCAGGTGTAGGCGCGCTGGCCTTTGCCGGACCTATGGCTGCTGTTCTGGAAAAGCTTAATATTCTTCATGATTACCAGCTGGGCCGTATCCTGGTATGGCTGGAGCCGGAGGCTTATCCCTCGACCGGAGGTTATCAGGTGCTTCAGGGGCTGTATGCCATAGGTTCCGGCGGCCTGGTAGGTAGAGGGCTGGGAGAGAGCATACAGAAGATGGGGTTTGTACCGGAAGCACAAAATGATATGATTTTTTCCATCATCTGTGAAGAACTTGGGCTTTTTGGAGCGGTTTCTGTAATTTTGATATTCCTTTTCATGATCTACCGGTTCATGCTCATTGCGGATAATGCACCGGATTTGTTTGGGGCTTTGCTTGTTGTAGGTGTTATGGGACATATTGCCATACAGGTTATCTTAAATATTGCGGTTGTAACCAATACCATACCAAATACCGGTATCACCCTTCCTTTTATCAGTTATGGAGGTACCTCTGTCCTTTTTTTGATGATGGAAATGGGCATGGTTTTAAGCGTTTCCAACCAGATAAAGCTGGAAAAATAA
- the murA gene encoding UDP-N-acetylglucosamine 1-carboxyvinyltransferase, which translates to MSVIQVQGLRSLKGEIKIQGSKNAVLPMMAAAVLHKGTTVIHNVPRIQDVFCMLGILEHIGCICCFDGHSLTIDARDLTQAEIPEEYVKSMRSSIMLSGPLLGRTGNAVTSFPGGCSIGERPIDLHLSAFRKLGAIIEEKGDKLMVSANQLTGNHIYFPFPSVGATENALMAAVYAQGITVIHGAAKEPEIITLCEFLNNMGAKIHGTGTSILAVTGVSELCDSEFTVAGDRIVAGTYLMAVMAAEGDVVIQGIQPGHLASAISLADRMGAELKRYESCLEVSMRGRPDCVDVITEPYPGFPTDLQSQLMAVMASAKGTGRIKETIFEGRFGTAKELHKLGADIIIEGKRADIRGLFPLKGNRVTATDLRGGAALVVAGLACEGVTEIHECHHIERGYEDICRDLSSLGAAIRGMQ; encoded by the coding sequence TTGTCAGTCATACAGGTCCAGGGGTTACGATCCTTAAAAGGTGAGATAAAAATTCAGGGTTCCAAGAATGCTGTTCTGCCCATGATGGCAGCGGCGGTTCTCCATAAAGGTACAACAGTGATTCATAATGTCCCCAGGATACAGGATGTGTTCTGTATGCTGGGGATACTTGAGCATATTGGATGTATATGCTGCTTTGACGGCCATTCCTTGACAATTGATGCTCGGGATTTGACACAGGCGGAGATACCGGAAGAGTATGTAAAAAGCATGCGTTCTTCTATCATGCTCTCCGGTCCCTTGCTTGGAAGGACTGGCAATGCGGTCACCAGCTTCCCTGGAGGATGTTCCATAGGAGAGCGACCCATAGACTTACACTTATCTGCCTTTCGGAAACTTGGTGCTATCATTGAGGAGAAGGGTGATAAGCTTATGGTGTCCGCAAATCAGTTGACGGGCAACCATATTTATTTTCCCTTTCCCAGCGTGGGAGCCACGGAAAATGCCCTGATGGCAGCTGTGTATGCCCAGGGGATTACCGTGATACATGGAGCCGCAAAGGAGCCGGAGATCATCACCCTATGTGAATTTTTAAACAATATGGGGGCTAAAATACATGGAACCGGTACTTCCATTCTGGCAGTTACAGGCGTAAGCGAGCTTTGTGACTCTGAATTTACTGTGGCAGGGGACAGAATTGTCGCAGGAACCTATTTAATGGCTGTCATGGCTGCTGAGGGAGATGTCGTAATACAGGGAATACAACCCGGACATTTAGCTTCCGCCATCTCACTTGCCGATAGAATGGGCGCGGAGCTGAAACGGTATGAAAGCTGCCTGGAAGTATCCATGAGGGGACGCCCCGATTGTGTAGATGTCATAACAGAACCCTATCCGGGCTTTCCCACGGACCTTCAGTCTCAGCTAATGGCGGTCATGGCATCCGCAAAAGGTACCGGCAGAATTAAAGAAACAATCTTTGAGGGAAGATTTGGAACTGCAAAGGAGTTGCATAAGCTTGGCGCAGATATTATAATAGAGGGGAAGCGTGCTGACATACGGGGACTTTTTCCTTTAAAGGGAAACCGTGTAACAGCTACGGACCTGCGGGGAGGCGCGGCTCTTGTAGTTGCAGGGCTGGCATGTGAGGGCGTGACTGAGATTCATGAGTGCCATCATATTGAACGAGGATATGAAGACATCTGCCGTGACTTGAGCAGTCTTGGTGCAGCGATCAGAGGGATGCAATGA
- a CDS encoding vitamin B12 dependent-methionine synthase activation domain-containing protein has translation MEISRREIRRYLGYGKNEGDEAVNTLIEECIRELMAAASPKSISRVYPLELLSDDWIDFTVFKTRSRNLSRNLQDCEQVILFAATLGAGVDVLLHKYTKLQMSKAVTMQAAATAMIEEYCDEENRKLKEEYEDRQLYLRPRFSPGYGDFPLECQKDITTVLETPKRIGIMLTDSLLMTPSKSVTAVMGVSGKPYRCEIKGCESCGKTDCAYRRD, from the coding sequence ATGGAAATCAGCCGAAGAGAGATCCGGCGATATCTGGGATACGGGAAAAATGAAGGTGATGAAGCCGTAAATACCCTGATTGAGGAATGTATCAGGGAGCTAATGGCTGCGGCATCTCCTAAAAGCATAAGCCGGGTATATCCCCTGGAGCTGCTTTCTGATGACTGGATCGATTTTACCGTATTTAAGACCCGAAGCCGGAATTTAAGCCGGAATTTACAGGATTGTGAACAGGTGATCTTATTTGCTGCTACGTTAGGTGCAGGGGTGGATGTGCTGTTGCATAAGTATACAAAACTGCAGATGAGCAAGGCGGTCACCATGCAGGCAGCGGCCACCGCCATGATTGAGGAATATTGTGATGAAGAGAACCGGAAGCTGAAGGAGGAGTATGAGGACAGGCAGCTGTATTTAAGGCCCAGGTTCAGCCCGGGCTACGGAGACTTCCCCTTAGAATGCCAGAAGGATATTACGACAGTTTTAGAAACGCCTAAAAGGATCGGTATCATGCTGACGGACAGCCTTCTCATGACCCCTTCCAAGTCTGTCACAGCGGTGATGGGAGTCAGCGGAAAGCCTTACCGCTGTGAGATAAAGGGATGCGAATCCTGTGGAAAAACGGACTGTGCATACCGGAGAGATTAG
- the trpS gene encoding tryptophan--tRNA ligase — protein sequence MGKIILTGDRPTGKLHIGHYVGSLKRRVELQNSGEFDEIFIMIADAQALTDNADNPEKVRQNIIEVALDYLSCGLDPKKCTLFIQSQIPELTELSFYYMNLVTVSRLQRNPTVKSEIAMRNFETSIPVGFFTYPISQAADITAFQATTVPVGEDQEPMIEQTREIVRKFNSVYGEALVEPEILLPNNKACLRLPGTDGKAKMSKSLGNCIYLSDPEEEVKKKVMSMYTDPNHIQVSDPGEVEGNTVFTYLDAFCKDEDFEIYLPDYKNLDELKDHYKRGGLGDVKVKRFLNSILQAELEPIRRRRKEYEANIPYVYQILKEGSDKAEAMAARTLKGVKDAMKINYFDDLEYIEEQARKYKGQE from the coding sequence ATGGGAAAGATTATTTTAACAGGGGACCGGCCCACCGGTAAGCTCCATATCGGCCACTACGTTGGTTCATTAAAGCGCAGGGTGGAGCTGCAGAATTCCGGTGAATTTGACGAGATTTTTATCATGATAGCGGATGCACAGGCACTTACGGACAATGCCGATAATCCGGAAAAAGTTCGTCAAAATATCATAGAGGTTGCGCTGGATTACCTTTCCTGCGGTCTGGACCCGAAGAAATGCACCCTTTTCATCCAGTCCCAGATCCCGGAGCTTACGGAATTGTCCTTTTACTATATGAACCTGGTAACCGTATCCAGGCTGCAGCGGAATCCTACGGTAAAATCTGAGATCGCCATGAGAAACTTTGAAACCAGCATCCCAGTAGGCTTCTTCACCTATCCGATCAGCCAGGCAGCTGACATTACGGCGTTCCAGGCCACCACAGTGCCCGTAGGAGAGGATCAGGAGCCCATGATTGAGCAGACCAGGGAAATTGTACGGAAGTTCAATTCCGTCTACGGCGAAGCCCTTGTGGAGCCGGAGATCCTGCTTCCGAATAATAAGGCCTGCTTACGTCTTCCAGGAACCGACGGAAAAGCCAAGATGAGCAAGTCCCTTGGAAACTGCATCTATTTATCCGATCCGGAAGAAGAAGTAAAGAAAAAGGTCATGAGCATGTATACAGACCCGAATCACATCCAGGTTTCCGACCCAGGAGAGGTGGAAGGAAATACGGTATTCACCTACCTTGATGCATTCTGCAAAGATGAAGATTTTGAAATATATCTGCCGGATTATAAGAATCTTGACGAGCTTAAAGACCACTACAAACGGGGCGGCTTAGGCGATGTGAAGGTGAAGCGGTTCTTAAACAGCATCCTTCAGGCAGAGTTAGAGCCTATCCGCAGAAGAAGAAAAGAATACGAGGCAAACATCCCTTACGTATACCAGATATTAAAAGAGGGAAGTGACAAAGCTGAGGCAATGGCAGCCCGGACCTTAAAGGGTGTGAAAGATGCCATGAAGATCAATTATTTTGATGATCTGGAGTACATTGAGGAGCAGGCAAGGAAGTATAAGGGCCAGGAATAG
- a CDS encoding cell division protein FtsQ/DivIB, whose protein sequence is MNDLKKSRRKIKFGITAAVILLGTAIFLSLQIRNITVSGNKKYTSEQIVDILFKDSWDRNAVFCLYKDRFKKHEQIPFVEDYKIVFLSPVRVEVIVYEKSVVGYVSYMGSYMYFDKDGIVVESSSGKLEGVPWVTGLQFGHIALHQPLPVEKGKIFNEILNLTQLLSTKAIPVDQIRYDSRGDATLVMGDIRVFLGSYDQMNGKISELKDQLPVLEGLSGTLYLDTYDEAETVTSYRFVKN, encoded by the coding sequence ATGAATGATTTAAAAAAGAGCAGAAGAAAAATTAAGTTTGGAATTACAGCTGCCGTGATCTTGTTGGGAACTGCCATCTTTTTGTCACTGCAGATCAGGAATATTACGGTGAGCGGTAATAAAAAGTATACATCGGAACAGATCGTTGATATTTTGTTCAAGGACAGCTGGGACCGGAATGCGGTTTTTTGTCTCTATAAGGATCGTTTTAAAAAACATGAACAGATCCCTTTTGTAGAAGATTACAAAATCGTATTCTTAAGCCCGGTAAGAGTGGAAGTGATCGTCTATGAGAAATCGGTGGTAGGCTATGTATCCTATATGGGCAGTTATATGTATTTTGATAAGGACGGGATCGTGGTAGAGAGCTCCAGCGGAAAGCTGGAAGGAGTTCCTTGGGTCACGGGGCTGCAGTTCGGGCATATTGCCCTGCACCAGCCCCTTCCGGTGGAAAAGGGGAAGATTTTCAATGAAATTCTGAACCTGACTCAGCTTTTATCAACGAAGGCAATTCCTGTAGACCAGATCCGTTATGATTCCCGGGGGGATGCTACTCTTGTTATGGGAGATATCCGTGTTTTCCTTGGAAGCTATGACCAGATGAATGGAAAAATCTCTGAGCTGAAGGATCAGCTTCCTGTTTTAGAAGGTTTGTCAGGGACTCTGTATCTGGATACTTATGATGAGGCGGAAACAGTCACATCTTACCGTTTTGTGAAGAATTAA
- the ftsZ gene encoding cell division protein FtsZ: MLEIKINEADNAARILVIGVGGAGNNAVNRMIDENIAGVEFLGINTDKQALQFCKAPTAMQIGEKLTKGLGAGAKPEIGEKAAEENADELAQTMKGADMVFVTCGMGGGTGTGAAPVVAKIAKDMGILTVGVVTKPFRFEARTRMSNAVNGIERLKESVDTLIVIPNDRLLEIVDRRTTMPDALKKADEVLQQAVQGITDLINVPGLINLDFADVQTVMTDKGIAHIGIGRAKGDEKALEAVKQAVSSPLLETTIEGASHVIINISGDISLVEANEAASYVQEMAGDDANIIFGAMYDENAHDEASITVIATGLDMQSETPVSKVMTNFSNPNFKQPKAAPQTQPGNQEAAATAATPGYNQNYNPNYGNANYSNPAYNNQNYPNNNSNYNNQNYANQNYGAGNYQKPNYAGQNNPQGTPQGGGQPYRPTVNKEVQINIPDFLRNKR; this comes from the coding sequence TTGTTAGAGATTAAGATAAATGAGGCGGACAATGCCGCAAGAATTCTGGTAATCGGAGTAGGCGGTGCTGGAAATAATGCGGTCAACCGCATGATAGATGAGAATATAGCTGGTGTGGAATTTCTAGGAATCAACACGGACAAGCAGGCTTTACAGTTTTGTAAGGCTCCTACAGCCATGCAGATCGGAGAGAAGCTGACCAAAGGTCTTGGTGCAGGTGCCAAGCCTGAGATCGGTGAAAAAGCGGCAGAGGAGAATGCGGACGAGCTGGCTCAGACCATGAAGGGCGCGGATATGGTATTCGTTACCTGCGGAATGGGAGGCGGTACCGGTACCGGAGCTGCACCTGTTGTGGCTAAGATCGCAAAAGATATGGGCATTCTGACCGTTGGTGTTGTAACAAAGCCTTTCCGCTTTGAAGCAAGAACCCGTATGAGCAATGCCGTTAACGGTATTGAACGTTTAAAAGAGAGTGTAGATACATTAATCGTTATCCCTAATGACCGTCTTCTGGAAATCGTAGACAGACGTACTACCATGCCGGATGCCTTAAAGAAGGCAGATGAAGTTCTTCAGCAGGCCGTACAGGGTATTACGGATTTAATTAATGTACCCGGACTTATTAACCTGGACTTTGCAGATGTACAGACTGTCATGACAGATAAGGGCATTGCCCACATCGGTATCGGCAGGGCAAAGGGTGATGAGAAGGCATTAGAAGCCGTGAAGCAGGCGGTATCCAGTCCATTGCTTGAAACTACCATTGAGGGCGCTTCTCACGTCATCATCAACATTTCCGGTGATATCAGCTTGGTTGAAGCCAATGAAGCAGCCAGCTACGTTCAGGAGATGGCAGGAGATGATGCCAATATTATCTTTGGAGCAATGTATGATGAGAATGCTCATGATGAAGCCAGCATCACCGTGATCGCCACAGGTCTGGACATGCAGTCTGAGACTCCGGTATCCAAGGTTATGACGAATTTTTCCAACCCTAACTTTAAACAGCCGAAAGCAGCACCTCAGACCCAGCCCGGGAATCAGGAGGCTGCCGCCACTGCAGCAACCCCTGGATATAACCAGAATTATAATCCTAATTACGGGAATGCGAATTATTCCAATCCAGCTTACAACAATCAGAATTATCCAAATAATAACAGTAACTATAATAACCAGAATTATGCAAATCAGAACTACGGTGCAGGGAATTATCAGAAGCCGAATTATGCAGGGCAGAATAACCCTCAGGGTACTCCCCAGGGAGGCGGACAGCCTTATCGTCCGACTGTGAATAAGGAAGTTCAGATCAATATTCCTGATTTTTTGAGAAATAAAAGATAA
- the metF gene encoding methylenetetrahydrofolate reductase [NAD(P)H] — translation MKIKDILSQGKPTLSFEVFPPKTEDKYESVEQAASEIAKLKPAFMSVTYGAGGGTSQYTVDIASALHHQHHVTALAHLTCVTSTKEKVHQVLGELKEAGIENVLALRGDMPTDAPAKKEYHYASELIREIKEAGDFCIGAACYPEGHVESVSKTIDMDYLKQKVEAGCDFVTTQMFFDNNILYNYLYRIREKGITVPVVAGIMPVTNVKQIIRSCQLSGTYLPSRFKAIVDRFGDNPAAMKQAGIAYATEQIIDLIANGVNAIHVYSMNKPDVALKIKENLSEIL, via the coding sequence ATGAAAATTAAAGATATATTGAGCCAGGGAAAGCCAACCCTATCCTTTGAAGTGTTTCCTCCCAAAACTGAGGATAAATATGAGTCAGTGGAACAGGCTGCGTCAGAGATCGCAAAGCTGAAACCAGCTTTTATGAGCGTCACTTATGGAGCAGGCGGAGGAACCAGCCAATATACCGTTGATATCGCTTCTGCACTCCATCACCAGCATCATGTGACGGCTCTGGCTCATTTAACCTGTGTAACCTCTACAAAAGAAAAGGTACACCAGGTTCTTGGTGAACTGAAAGAGGCTGGAATTGAAAATGTGCTTGCTCTCAGGGGAGATATGCCTACCGATGCTCCTGCTAAAAAGGAATACCATTACGCCTCTGAGCTGATCAGGGAGATAAAGGAAGCCGGGGATTTCTGCATTGGCGCGGCCTGCTATCCGGAAGGTCATGTGGAATCCGTCAGCAAGACCATTGATATGGATTACTTAAAACAGAAGGTGGAAGCAGGCTGCGATTTCGTTACCACCCAGATGTTTTTTGACAATAACATTTTATACAATTACCTCTACCGCATCCGGGAAAAAGGAATCACGGTTCCGGTCGTCGCAGGAATCATGCCTGTCACCAATGTAAAGCAGATCATCCGAAGCTGCCAACTGTCAGGTACCTATCTGCCTTCCCGTTTCAAGGCCATAGTGGACAGGTTCGGAGATAATCCGGCAGCCATGAAGCAGGCGGGAATTGCTTATGCCACAGAACAGATCATTGACCTTATCGCCAACGGAGTGAATGCCATCCATGTTTATTCCATGAATAAGCCGGATGTGGCGTTAAAAATCAAGGAGAACCTTTCCGAGATATTGTGA